A genomic stretch from Microtus pennsylvanicus isolate mMicPen1 chromosome 9, mMicPen1.hap1, whole genome shotgun sequence includes:
- the Tmem141 gene encoding transmembrane protein 141: MVNLGLSRVDDAVAAKHPGLEEYAACQSNAFMKGVFTFVTGTGVTFGLQLFIKRKFAYPVQWSLLVSAIVGSVASYKVTKTESQKCRDLWIFLETGQLPKDMNTDHHN; this comes from the exons ATGGTGAATTTGGGCCTGTCCCGAGTGGATGACGCAGTGGCCGCCAAGCACCCG GGGCTCGAGGAATATGCCGCGTGCCAGTCGAACGCCTTCATGAAGGGCGTTTTCACCTTTGTCACAG GCACTGGTGTGACTTTCGGCCTGCAGCTGTTCATTAAGCGGAAGTTTGCATACCCTGTGCAGTGGAGCTTGCTGGTGTCTGCTA TTGTAGGATCTGTGGCCAGCTACAAAGTAACAAAAACGGAGTCTCAGAAATGCAGAGATCTCTGGATCTTCCTGGAGACAGGTCAACTCCCCAAAGACATGAACACAG ATCATCACAACTAG